A single genomic interval of Xyrauchen texanus isolate HMW12.3.18 chromosome 8, RBS_HiC_50CHRs, whole genome shotgun sequence harbors:
- the LOC127648347 gene encoding noggin-1: MMDHPQCLLAVYLLLVSFAQCQHYYLLRPIPSDTLPLLELKEDPDPIYDPLEKDLNETELRSILGDIASRFLSITPPQDRYTGNEELDELDLLQNPTGLMPKDIRALDFDVQWGKKRKASKKLKRRLQMWLWSYSFCPVLYAWNDLGSRFWPRYVRAGSCYSKRSCSVPEGMVCKPAKSTHITLLRWRCVQRRGALKCAWIPVQYPIITECKCSCAN, encoded by the coding sequence ATGATGGATCATCCGCAGTGTTTGCTGGCTGTATACCTGCTGCTGGTGTCGTTCGCTCAGTGTCAGCACTATTATCTCCTCCGACCCATCCCCAGTGACACTTTACCCCTGCTGGAGCTAAAAGAGGACCCCGATCCGATCTACGACCCCCTGGAGAAGGATCTTAATGAAACCGAGCTGAGGAGCATTCTCGGAGACATTGCCAGCCGCTTCCTCTCCATCACACCTCCTCAGGACCGCTACACGGGCAACGAGGAGCTGGACGAGCTGGATCTCCTGCAGAACCCGACCGGACTGATGCCCAAAGACATCCGGGCTCTGGACTTTGACGTGCAGTGGGGCAAAAAGCGCAAAGCCAGCAAGAAACTGAAGCGGCGGCTGCAGATGTGGCTGTGGTCGTACTCCTTCTGTCCCGTGCTTTACGCGTGGAATGACCTGGGCTCGCGCTTCTGGCCCCGGTACGTCCGCGCGGGCAGCTGCTACAGCAAGAGGTCGTGTTCGGTGCCGGAGGGCATGGTATGTAAACCGGCCAAATCCACGCACATCACGCTGCTGCGCTGGAGATGCGTGCAGAGGAGAGGCGCGCTCAAATGCGCATGGATACCCGTGCAGTACCCCATCATCACAGAGTGCAAATGCTCCTGCGCCAACTGA